In Sparus aurata chromosome 2, fSpaAur1.1, whole genome shotgun sequence, a single genomic region encodes these proteins:
- the vwa7 gene encoding von Willebrand factor A domain-containing protein 7 yields MSQGRGIIWGGSGKHTYLYILAILLLLALPCMGFLPDFWSRVLTLSWNSHTHQYITEQSILNVTLETLRGPEKHHAEEETRLGRGFWRAVGEVVKSNAAMDFLNSTKSDPVYHFDAERVDSAMGMLRQFWAQTLLSIRAKEYQTARKSLGQLFHSLQDFYSHSNWVEMGQRFIYLHLLQPDEPAVPVATEDTPTCMECFSVTCRGNLLPRLLNPKHDSRLLTTGYFSTFPPKPHGKCSHGGILDSSRHMGAKGGINKDSTSPFFSPHHYLHMEAAMLATEATLSVLRDLRDTVGHKTFLRLFSVNQVPALVFVMDTTGSMFEEITAARLRAHSIIQNQASSPGQPGTFILVPFHDPEVGPVHETNDPDQFMQYMENLMALGGGDEPEMCLSAIQLALTHSPPLSDIFVFTDASPKDAHLFDAVKALALEKQSKVTFLLTEDPSYTTDRGRKGRRRKRSQKPLSPDRFSLYSSLSSLSGGLTIFTTNSDIHSVSTIVEDNIAADKVTLLHVESDQDLMSSHSFRVDSSVKNVTLHVTGTLTECILTSPSEQSQSLLSERGPLAALEHFKGLYRISLLSPIQPGQWRLQAKGDGHLTFSVIGDSSVDFLYYFATVTNETHPGLARVDGSPVAGVPAFLVLAVTGLAPDEEASFSHVTLLGADGELLQQVKLNSSTLSSTYSVEELVGWVDAVPRVPFCVRLTGQDSRGNRLERVSTEMVHPTHVQIQVSSVPRLVPGHSTMVQFDVLNHGPARLFNLTADDNSGYLQKRGPHRLFVAEHGSFHGQVDLHTPATAQAGATVSLTLTVRALDSPDSNYAVAYLTVIPPDPDMSPPSCSAAQVQSTCLSICNESHWSVSLAVSDRGRSGLAALQLQKGEGILTLFHSPPPTEDSQVEPGPDQREEHRDKVATGGSHHHHHHHTSRLEKGDPPLNVTEWALGSSQPLWARYTSSCCSAQAELLMWDTAGNMKRCHLTSGQQRQLTDRTTDTSSAGQITLSAGVFFLLGLLWSYLI; encoded by the exons ATGTCACAGGGCAGGGGAATAATTTGGGGAGGGAGTGGGAAGCATACGTATTTATATATTCTCGCGATTCTACTCCTCCTGGCTTTACCATGCATGGGCTTCCTCCCCGACTTTTGGTCTCGAGTGCTTACGCTGTCCTGGAACTCGCACACACACCAGTATATCACAGAGCAATCTATTCTCAATGTCACCCTGGAGACTCTGAGAGGCCCCGAAAAACAccatgcagaggaagag ACCAGACTGGGCCGAGGCTTCTGGAGAGCTGTTGGAGAGGTGGTGAAGTCCAATGCTGCCATGGACTTCCTGAACTCCACCAAGTCCGACCCAGTGTACCACTTCGATGCAGAGCGCGTGGACAGCGCCATGGGGATGTTACGGCAGTTCTGGGCTCAGACTTTGCTCTCAATACGGGCCAAAGAGTACCAAACTGCCCGAAAAAGCTTGGGCCAGCTATTTCATTCCCTGCAG GACTTCTACAGCCACAGTAACTGGGTTGAGATGGGCCAGCGCTTCATTtacctccacctgctgcagccAGATGAGCCTGCTGTCCCTGTGGCTACAG AGGACACTCCTACCTGTATGGAGTGCTTCAGTGTCACCTGTCGAGGCAACCTCCTGCCAAGACTGCTAAACCCAAAGCACGACTCCAGGCTGCTCACCACTGGCTACTTCAGCACTTTCCCTCCAAAACCTCATG gcaaATGTAGTCATGGAGGTATTCTGGACAGTAGTCGCCATATGGGAGCCAAGGGGGGCATCAACAAGGACAGCACCTCACCTTTCTTCTCCCCCCACCATTATCTCCACATGGAAGCAGCCATGCTGGCAACTGAGGCCACCCTGAGTGTATTGAGAGACCTCAGAGACACTGTGGGCCACAAAACCTTCCTAAG GCTCTTCAGCGTGAATCAGGTCCCTGCATTGGTGTTCGTCATGGACACCACAGGTAGCATGTTCGAGGAGATCACTGCTGCTCGCCTCCGGGCCCACTCCATCATCCAGAACCAAGCCAGCAGCCCTGGGCAGCCTGGCACCTTCATACTTGTACCCTTTCATGATCCAG AGGTGGGACCAGTGCATGAAACCAATGACCCAGACCAGTTTATGCAGTACATGGAGAATCTGATGGCGCTGGGAGGGGGGGACGAACCGGAGATGTGCCTCTCTGCCATTCAG ctggCTCTCACTCACAGTCCGCCACTGTCGGACATTTTTGTGTTCACTGATGCTTCCCCTAAAGACGCCCACTTGTTTGATGCGGTGAAGGCCCTTGCCCTTGAGAAACAGAGCAAG GTGACATTTCTCCTAACTGAAGACCCCAGCTacacaacagacagagggaggaaggggaggaggaggaagaggagccaGAAACCTTTGTCCCCTGATCGTTTCTCTCTCTACTCGTCCCTGTCCTCCCTGTCAGGAGGACTAACAATATTCACCACCAACTCTGACATCCACAGCGTCTCCACCATTGTGGAGGATAACATAGCTGCTGACAAG GTGACCCTCCTCCATGTAGAAAGTGACCAAGACCTGATGTCCTCCCATTCCTTCAGAGTTGACAGCTCAGTAAAAAATGTCACACTACATGTCACTGGCACCCTTACAGAGTGTATCCTCACCAGCCCATCAG AACAAAGCCAGTCTCTGTTGAGTGAGCGAGGCCCTCTGGCAGCTTTGGAGCACTTCAAGGGTCTGTACCGCATCAGCCTGCTCTCTCCCATACAGCCAGGCCAGTGGAGACTCCAGGCCAAGGGTGACGGACACCTCACATTCAGTGTAATAG GTGACAGCAGTGTGGATTTCCTGTACTATTTTGCCACTGTAACCAATGAGACACATCCAGGTCTGGCCAGAGTGGATGGTAGTCCAGTAGCAG GTGTCCCTGCCTTCCTGGTGCTGGCTGTGACAGGCCTGGCTCCAGATGAGGAGGCGTCTTTCAGTCACGTGACACTGCTTGGTGCTGACGGGGAGCTCCTCCAGCAGGTGAAGCTGAACTCCTCCACTTTGTCATCAACCTACTCTGTGGAGGAGCTGGTGGGATGGGTGGACGCGGTTCCCAGGGTCCCCTTCTGTGTTCGACTAACTGGCCaagacagcagaggaaacagGCTGGAGAGGGTTTCCACAGAGATGGTTCACCCCACACATGTTCAGATTCAG GTGTCGTCCGTCCCCCGCCTGGTACCTGGTCACAGCACAATGGTCCAGTTTGACGTCCTGAACCATGGTCCGGCCCGACTCTTCAATCTGACGGCTGATGACAACTCTGGATACCTTCAGAAGAGAGGACCTCACCG GTTATTTGTTGCAGAACACGGATCTTTCCATGGTCAGGTGGACCTCCACACGCCTGCCACAGCTCAGGCAGGAGCCACTGTGAGCCTTACACTCACTGTGCGGGCCCTTGACTCTCCTGACTCAAATTATGCAGTGGCATACTTGACTGTGATTCCCCCG GATCCTGACATGTCCCCTCCATCCTGCTCCGCTGCACAAGTACAGTCTACCTGTCTCTCCATTTGCAATGAATCTCACTGGAGTGTATCTCTGGCTGTGTCAGACAGGGGGCGCTCTGGTCTCGCTGCCCTCCAGCTCCAGAAAGGTGAAGGCATTCTGACTTTATTCCACAGTCCCCCACCCACAGAGGACAGCCAGGTAGAGCCAGGCCCTGACCAGCGAGAGGAACACAGGGATAAGGTGGCCACTGGcggcagccaccaccaccatcaccaccacacGTCCAGATTAGAGAAAGGCGACCCGCCTCTGAATGTAACTGAATGGGCTCTGGGCTCATCTCAGCCACTATGGGCGAGGTACacatccagctgctgctctgcacaGGCAGAGTTGCTGATGTGGGACACAGCTGGAAACATGAAGCGCTGCCATCTAACATCTGGCCAGCAGAGGCAGCTTACAGACAGGACTACAGATACCAGCAGTGCTGGACAGATTACACTCTCagcaggtgtttttttcttgttgggTCTGCTGTGGTCTTATCTGATTTAG
- the LOC115596576 gene encoding sodium- and chloride-dependent betaine transporter-like, with the protein MLFPGPGLAFIANPQAIAMMPLPQLWSICFFVMLILLGLDTQFVAMEVVMTTIIDMFPMAMRRAGRRERLLLIFCLVCFFSQLVMLTEGGMYVFQLFDYYACNGACILFMCVFETLALAWLFGR; encoded by the exons ATGTTGTTTCCAGGTCCCGGCTTGGCCTTCATTGCTAACCCTCAGGCTATAGCCATGATGCCTCTGCCCCAACTGTGGTCCATCTGTTTCTTTGTCATGCTCATTCTCTTGGGTTTGGACACACAA TTTGTTGCCATGGAGGTGGTGATGACAACCATCATAGATATGTTCCCCATGGCAATGCGCAGGGCAGGCCGACGGGAACGTTTGCTCCTCATCTTCTGCCTCGTGTGCTTCTTTTCTCAACTCGTCATGCTCACTGAG GGAGGCATGTATGTGTTCCAGTTGTTTGACTACTATGCTTGTAACGGAGCCTGCAtcctttttatgtgtgtgtttgaaaccCTTGCACTGGCATGGCTTTTTGGTAGGTAA